From Deinococcus carri:
CGCTCCAGCAGCCGCACCAGCTCGTCGCGCTTCGCGTTGCGGCGGGCAATCTCCCCCAGGGCAGGGCCGCGTCGGGGGGCGTAGGCCGGGCCGTACCGCTGCTGATAGGCGTCAAGGGCGGTCTCGCCATAGCCGGTCAGGACGTAGCCCGGCCCGTCCGACCCCCAGGTCACCCAGCGAATGCGGCCATCGTTGGCGAGGATGCGCAGGAGGCCGCGCTGGTACTGGGTCATCTCGGCGTGGTCATCCTGCAGCCAGAGGCCCGCGCGTTTCAGGGCGGGGACGGGAGGCGTGGGGACACCGCTGAACACGGCGAGGAGCCGGTAAATGTGGGGGAGCGAAGGGGCAGGGCGGGGGGCTTCCTGGGGGTGTTCAGAGGTCAGGGGCATGCGATCCTTTCTTCGTCGGCAACGGAGAGCAGATCGGTGAGGGTCCAGACGACGGCGATGCGAAACCCGGCAGCGCGCAGTTCGGCGTGGCGCTCCAGTTGGGCTTCGCTGGGGCGGTTGCCCGGCTGCTTCAGTTCCAGCCAGAGGAGGGTGCGCGGTGCGCGGAAGGCCAGCAGGTCGGGGATGCCCTTGGTAGCCCAGATGCTCCCGCCCCGCGTGCTGCCCAGGAACATCTGCCAGACAGTCCAGCCACGTGCTTCCAGCTCGCGCACGGCGTCGGCCTGGAATGCGGCCTCGCTGGCATACCCGTTGCTGGCCGAGCGTGGGAGGCCCCCGCTCGGCAGGGCAGCCGGGGCAGAGGGCACATCCTTCGGGAAGAGGTGCGGGTGCCTGCGCTTGTACTCGCGCAGGAAGGCCTCGTCGAAGCTCAGAGCAGCACCTCGAGCAGGTTGGCGGGCATGAGCACCACCGTGGGCGTGGCACGGAACAGCCGCCACCAGGGACGCAGGGTGACGGTACGGGCACGGATATACCGGTACGTTTGCAGGAGGTGCTCGACCTC
This genomic window contains:
- a CDS encoding VRR-NUC domain-containing protein yields the protein MPSAPAALPSGGLPRSASNGYASEAAFQADAVRELEARGWTVWQMFLGSTRGGSIWATKGIPDLLAFRAPRTLLWLELKQPGNRPSEAQLERHAELRAAGFRIAVVWTLTDLLSVADEERIACP